Within Mytilus edulis chromosome 10, xbMytEdul2.2, whole genome shotgun sequence, the genomic segment AAACACCTAATCAGATTGGTGAATAGTGGGCGACAACCATTCCAATGTTGAGAATTTTAAGATGTGTACTTTATTTTGTGTTAGATCGCACCAAGCTAATATGCCGAGTAATAACTTAGGTTCAGGTAGAACATCGACATGGACCAACACATAGGTGTATGTAAAATTCCTGGTCTTTTATCTTGATTCTTCAATTAGCAAGTCCTTACTAAGAAGGCTTTTGTCTATAACAATGAGAATGATTGTTGGATTTTGAGACATGCAGGGAGTTAAGTCTTATATACCAACATATGAATTGGTGTTTTAGAAGCATTATCACGAACTTTGGTTAAAATGTACATCTTGATATCCTTGTCCTGTTTCTTAAAATCTAATCATATTAAATAGATGTATGTATTTTTTGGTTGAGTAAAATCCACTGTTAATCTACTCACTCCAGTGTATGAGAGAGAAAAGAAAACACACCAAAGTTGTGATTAatgaaatgaatatatttttgCGGTATGTTAAGTACATTAAAAACCTTAATTccattgatattttgtttactAACTGAATTTCGCTAattgatgtgtgtttgtttgttttagagAATGAGatggagagttgagatctcaaaaGAACTGTTTAACCCCGCTATatttgtacctgtcctaagtcaggtatGTCTAGACTTTGTTGGTTTTTGTGTTGCTTcttaatatttataaagtcaaacaataGCAATTATTGCTTATCagataattgaatttaatgaGGCTACTGGCGTATGTTGTTTTTGGATTTGTACACGTGTTTGTATTGTAAATCAAAAGTGTCCGTTTACACTGTCTTACATTTTGGGAACGCCTCTTGTTAAGAATGATTACTATCACGTGCATTTTGTTCTTAAGAGTGTAAAGCACGTTATAACTTTCTCACATAGCATCTGTTTAGCTTTATACAAACATTttgttatcacaaaaaaaaaataatttcgactTAGTCTATATTCTTAGTTTTATGTGCAATTTCCACCTGCGTAGTTATTTTCGGAGTATCATCGCAAACAAACATTTTGTTGACTTAAGAGTTTTTATAACGAAGAAACATTAGCCGTATATAAGTGTGACGTTCTTTGTCTTAATTACGAACTATCCTAGCTGTTTGTTTGCTGCCAGTTTCCAGATCTAGTGCCATCCTAGTTTTTCATTTGCTGACCAGTTTTCTAATATACCATGCCAAGAGGAAATTCAAAGAAAGGGACTCCAGCTAGAGGGCAGGGGGTCAAACGACGAAGAATGGCCGACCCTAAGGAGAAGGAACAACCTTTAGCTAGTGTAGTTAATCCAAGATCATCTGTGGTCCCGTTTCCGGAACCTAGCACCAAATGCATCTCTGACACCAACTCCAATTCCGAACCAAGTATGGATTCTATAACAGAGGAATCAGCTAGACTTTTTTCTGATTCGTTAGCCGGAAATACATGGAAAAGCTATTCAAGAGCGAGATCTGTTCTTGATTCATTCCAACTTCTATATACACTGGATAAAGTATGGCCAGTTCCTGTTCAACAGTTAGTACAATTCATCGCTTATTTATCATTGAAGCATTTTTCTCCAGCTACAGTTCGATTATATATAAGTGGCATTTCTTTTTCTCACAAGGAACGTAATTTAGAGGATACTACTAAGAATTTTGTGGTATCAAAAATGCTTGAAGGTTTACACAGAAATCACCCACAGAGAGACAATAGGGCCCCGGTAACATTACCATTATTACGACAGATTACAGACGCTCTCCCTAGTATTTGTTCATCTACTTATgaatctttattatttaaatcttcatttattttggcatttttcgCTATGTTACGTGTAAGTGAATTTACGacaaaaaataaatctgattCTAGTACCGAGGCACTGCAATTGTCGGATGTGGTCGTGTCAGATTGTCaattaaaaattaacattaaGAAAAGTAAAACGGATCAGAGAGGTTATTCAACGTTCATTGTGATAAATAAATACAGAGATAACGCGAACATTTGCCCTGTGTTAACCTTGAAGAAATATTTAGCTGCACGTCCTGCGGTTTCAGGCTGTTATCATTTATTTATGCATTTTGACGGATCACCGCTTACCCGTTATCAACTGTCAGCCATGCTAAGAAAGTCAGTTAATTTTTGTAACATTCCAAACCCTAACCTTTTGAAATCTCATTCATTTAGAATTGGAGCCGCCACAGAGGCGAGCAAACGTGGTATTAATGACGAAACTATCAAAAAATGGGGAAGGTGGTCGTCAGGTGCATTTGAGCGTTACATCAGGATTCCGTGgtgaaaataatttcaaaatttttcaatttctttatatGTACATATAGAACAGAAGTATACAACATTATAACAAACTCCTTAAATAGTTTTCGGTTTGTAGGTCATGAGCTGCAGTCAACTATTTGGATAATGGGATCTTCTATTCCCCATTGGGCTGGCATAACAGCTGCTAGCCGATCTGGTGGGAAAAACCTTAATTTGGAAAGGCTTGGAGTACAAGTTAAATGGATAAATAAATCAGGAATGAAATGGAAAGATCTGGATTCATCTTTTGAAAGTGAAATCAAAAAGTGGCCAGCccctaattatatttttatacatctAGGTGCAAATGATTTAGTTTCTATGAAATCAAAAGAGCTAATAGAGAACATCAAATGTTCAATTTTGAGAATAAAGGTTTTTGCACCTGACATTAGAATAATTTGGTCAGACATTTTACCAAGGCCCTATTGGCATGGAACATTAAGGCCAAAGTTAGTGGAAATAGCTAGAAAAAGAGTCAATTGTGCCGTAAGATCATTTATAAAGACCGAAGGCCAATATATTTCGAGGTATCCAACTATCAAAGCCTCTGAGCACAATTTATTTAGACATGACGGCTGCCACCTGTCACAAGTCGGTATTGGCATTTTCCTAAATAACATTCAGGCTGCCATTGAAACTTTCGTACTCGGTGTTGCTAAGGTTTTCCCACAAGATAAATGAGCGCAGAGAATGTTTGGCGGTGAATGGGGATTTATAAGACCCCCATTCATTTGGCGGTTCAGGGAGACAATAAACGGACTTGGAACTGTCCCCCTCTGGCACATATCTCTACCCTACCGGCTCTTTAGTGGAGGGTATCAAATAATTTCCATGGGTTCACTCTTGTCATCAAGAGGAATCCCCTCCACTTCTGGTATCAGAAGGGAGGTGTCATCTCCGCAGTACACGTAATTCAGgttgtttgcatttaaaaaatcgGAGAGACTGTTGTTTTCAGAGGTCTGTGTAAACAGAGGGGGGTTCTCCGTCCAGTCCACTCTTGCACGTAGGAGGGATGTTTTGACACTTATGTTATCATAGGGTCACCGATATGCTCTTTTCAATCCTTTGGCTATCGGTTTGTTTGTCTCCCTGGAACTGGTTAAACATTTTATCTGCGGCCTATCAAATATCcacacatacatattttgtacatatacttgttgtattattagtaataaatattctatattctttctacaatttgtattgtctgtttttaAGCGCCAGTAGTCCGTttattaatagcaattattgtttatcagataattgaatttaatgaGGCTACTGGCGTATGTTGTTTTTGGATTTGTACACGTGTTTGTATTGTAAATCAAAAGTGTCCGTTTACACTGTCTTACATTTTGGGAACGCCTCTTGTTAAGAATGATTACTATCACGTGCATTTTGTTCTTAAGAGTGTAAAGCACGTTATAACTTTCTCACATAGCATCTGTTTAGCTTTATACAAACATTTTGTTATCACAAAAAATCCCACCCACGCCTCCCaatgaatctatttttaaatattttaattactaCTTAtctattatatctttttgtaGTGAATGCATTTATTTGAACGATATTGCTGTGCCAGTTTGTTGTATTTTTCAGCTTCACGCTGTGTGACAGATGTTGATGTCTCGATGGACTTTGTTTACTGAGAAGATATGGAGAAAAGTGTAGATTAATTGataaaaagacatttttattCCTTTGAATGCTGATAAGACATTAGCAGTGTATGATTGACTTTTAATTTGTCTGCGTTGATTAGACACTATCAGTTTATAATTGACTTATTACTTTAGCGTAGTAGAAATTTACACttaatttttgtttatgaatctaactttaaatttaaagattataTTTTGGTTATACAAAATCTTGGATGTCGCAGATCCTTTAGGGGGCGGTTCAGGGAGACAATAAACGGACTTGGAACTGTCCCCCTCTGGCACATATCTCTACCCTACCGGCTCTTTAGTGGAGGGTATCAAATAATTTCCTAGGGTTCACTCTTGTCATCAAGAGGAATCCCCTCCACTTCTGGTATCAGAAGGGAGGTGTCATCTCCGCAGTACACGTAATTCAGgttgtttgcatttaaaaaatcgGAGAGACTGTTGTTTTCAGAGGTCTGTGTAAACAGAGGGGGGTTCTCCGTCCAGTCCACTCTTGCACGTAGGAGGGATGTTTTGACACTTATGTTATCATAGGGTCACCGATATGCTCTTTTCAATCCTTTGGCTATCGGTTTGTTTGTCTCCCTGGAACTGGTTAAACATTTTATCTGCGGCCTATCAAATATCcacacatacatattttgtacatatacttgttgtattattagtaataaatattctatattctttctacaatttgtattgtctgtttttaAGCGCCAGTAGTCCGTTTattaagtacaaagttaaagagcattgaggacccaacattCCAAAAAAGTTGTTCTTTACTCCAGATTGCGTTTATTTAGCTGCGTTGAAGACACATCGCCAGTTGCGGCCTTGGGCTGTTTTTTGCGGTTATGTGGGATCGGTGTCTCTTTGGAATATTCAATTTCAATTCTAGTATCGAACTTTCTcgatttttttaagaaacatcGCATATATTTGCAAAGACTTACAAAATAAATACTAAAACAAGTAATTAATTATTTTGTGATCAGTAAATAAATCAATAGTTGTAAACATAATTTCAGATACATGCATGTAAAAGGTATTCAAATGCGAA encodes:
- the LOC139492786 gene encoding uncharacterized protein → MPRGNSKKGTPARGQGVKRRRMADPKEKEQPLASVVNPRSSVVPFPEPSTKCISDTNSNSEPSMDSITEESARLFSDSLAGNTWKSYSRARSVLDSFQLLYTLDKVWPVPVQQLVQFIAYLSLKHFSPATVRLYISGISFSHKERNLEDTTKNFVVSKMLEGLHRNHPQRDNRAPVTLPLLRQITDALPSICSSTYESLLFKSSFILAFFAMLRVSEFTTKNKSDSSTEALQLSDVVVSDCQLKINIKKSKTDQRGYSTFIVINKYRDNANICPVLTLKKYLAARPAVSGCYHLFMHFDGSPLTRYQLSAMLRKSVNFCNIPNPNLLKSHSFRIGAATEASKRGINDETIKKWGRWSSGAFERYIRIPW